The proteins below come from a single Benincasa hispida cultivar B227 chromosome 4, ASM972705v1, whole genome shotgun sequence genomic window:
- the LOC120075857 gene encoding B-box zinc finger protein 20-like, whose protein sequence is MKIQCDVCEKGDAAVFCTADEAALCNLCDHRVHHANKLASKHRRFSLLRPDAGEAPVCDVCRERRGFLFCQQDRAILCRECDDPIHSANEHTMKHDRFLLTGIKLSASAALYVPPPSGEKPVGSGGRVVSEPKSKGSVKKAAAVSKAPKICPPSVCVNAPTNITPAAVVNKGGGGQIATGGNGSASSISEYLMETLPGWHFEDFLDSSVSPPFVEFDEGMEFPFVEGDFNGCFSSSERLELWVPQGPPPALYNSGLMMNNGLKDTKELGVNSSKVNRVWTDDGFTVPQITSTTAPSAGFKRSRPFW, encoded by the exons ATGAAGATTCAGTGTGACGTTTGTGAAAAAGGGGATGCGGCGGTGTTCTGCACCGCGGATGAGGCGGCGCTCTGTAATCTCTGTGATCACCGTGTGCACCATGCCAATAAGCTCGCTTCGAAGCACCGACGGTTTTCTCTGCTTCGTCCTGACGCAGGGGAAGCTCCCGTCTGTGATGTGTGCAGG GAGCGGCGAGGGTTCTTGTTCTGTCAGCAGGATAGAGCGATTCTGTGTAGAGAGTGTGATGATCCAATTCATTCGGCTAATGAACACACTATGAAGCACGATAGGTTTCTTCTGACTGGGATTAAACTTTCCGCCTCCGCTGCTCTGTACGTGCCACCTCCATCCGGCGAGAAACCGGTCGGGAGTGGTGGTCGTGTTGTTTCTGAACCTAAGTCAAAAGGCTCTGTCAAGAAAGCGGCTGCCGTTTCTAAAGCCCCAAAGATATGCCCACCAAGTGTTTGTGTTAATGCCCCAACGAACATAACTCCAGCGGCTGTAGTGAACAAGGGCGGTGGAGGTCAGATTGCGACCGGTGGCAATGGATCGGCGAGTAGCATATCGGAATATTTGATGGAGACGCTTCCTGGGTGGcactttgaagactttcttgaTTCCTCTGTCTCTCCCCCTTTTGTGGAG TTTGATGAAGGGATGGAATTTCCATTTGTGGAAGGTGATTTTAACGGTTGTTTTTCATCATCGGAACGTTTGGAGCTTTGGGTCCCTCAGGGGCCACCACCGGCGCTGTATAATTCAGGATTAATGATGAATAATGGATTGAAGGACACAAAGGAATTGGGAGTAAATTCATCAAAAGTCAATAGAGTGTGGACAGATGATGGTTTCACTGTGCCACAGATCACAAGTACAACAGCCCCATCTGCAGGCTTTAAGAGATCCAGACCTTTTTGGTAA